The Pseudoliparis swirei isolate HS2019 ecotype Mariana Trench chromosome 17, NWPU_hadal_v1, whole genome shotgun sequence sequence CTCCATTGAGAGTATAAGTCATGTTAGCAGGTGTCCGACAGGATATCCGGCTCtgaaccaggacagagaggatgaCACTCTGTTGAACACAACTCATCAAAGATATCTAGGATGCCCCTTTGAGAGGTAGTGATTACCTAATTGATTCCCTGTGATTAgttaccccccctccctcctccctccctcctctgacCCTATCATGTCCTTGCTGTCCTTTTTTTGACTGTTGACGTGGTTATAAGTGGTTGCTATGTGGACAGCCTGCCAGACATTCCTATAGGAAGTGAACAACAATGAGTAGCTAAATCAGCAGCACTAATTCACTGCCCAGGGAGACTGCTATTGAGATATTCGCTCTGAGGTTTAGTCAGATTAACGTCTTCTGGAGCCGGGGGATACCAGATGGCTCGTTTTTTACAGTCCCACCGTGTACCATAGGATTAGTTTTACAAAGAAAGACCCCTGTCTGTGAGACTTATGAGCCTTAGGTGAGCTCACTGTGCCGATAATTATTCTTTACTGACTTTGCTTAACATATACATTACTGAGGATAACACTTTTTCAACCAAAGTTGATTGAGTAGCAGCTTGAAAAGTACATTTCCGGTGCAATGCACAGGTGCTCTCAACACAAACTCAATGGCATTTGGATCATTGCATAAAAAATGCTCTGTGGCAAACAACGTTTATGACACTTTTTTCAGAAAGATAATCTTCACACATGAACACTACTTTAATGATTGGTGAAGTGCAAATGCAATTGGCAGAAGTAAAACGCTAACGTGAGGTTATAAACCAACTACACCTTGGTTGATGGCGTTTAGTAGCCTGATTTAGCCACTTGTTAGCAACTGTATATTTTAAGGCATGCAAAATCTTAGTCCAGTTGTAGAGTATTTACTGACTTATTTTACATGGTTgaactaaattaaataaaatcaaataaactTATTTAACCACAGACATTATTTCAGGCATCTGACCAAAAACCCAGTAATGAAACTCCATTGACGTACAGGATGAGGGAACCTCTAGTACCAAAACTAATTTCCGtgttttaggacttttaattgaattgtgcaattacattacattacagtaTACTTGCCCCTACTCTTGTCTAAGTACTTTTAATGTGGTTGTTTGTTCCATATCAAATAACTGATAACTGATGACTgttgaaaacaaatgtttattaGAGTTAGTTTCCGACAGCTACAACCCTTTTATCCTATTTAAATTATTACTTGGTCCATTAATACAAACCGAAGAAATGCTGTATGGGTTTGGTAAGTATGTGTTCCGTCATGCTTTACCATGGCAGATATTTGATCAGTTGTTTGTTTCCCTTGCCGTGGACATAAGTGGTTCAAGTGTGAGGGTTGTAAATGTTTAGTTTACGTCACGTGTGAGCTCGGCAGTGTTTTCGTTGAATGCCCTGGGGTTGATGGGAGAATcgttcacagtcacacactccaCATGTTTAAGCTTAATTCACACATGGATACACAAAGTGTTGGTGTCAGCACAACTGGAAACTTAGAAATTGCATGGGGAGTCCCAACTGGCTGTATAGTGGAGGTCAAGTCACTTGTGCTCGCAATAAAGTTGAATTAGATACTCTTGATGGTAAATAGAATTACAGCAGACCAGGACTTTTTGTGTCATCTCCCCTCTATCACCCATTATGCCCCTTACATTATTTAGGGGTAGCTGACTAACCAGAACCAATGTTCCAGTCCCGTGAGTAAGGTTATGTCCATGCCCTTGTGTCCGCTCTTCATATGAAGGGAGTTTGTGTTAACTCATCCCAGATGCTAATCATTCATCAGCAAAGGGATCTGGTTTGTTTTGGTGCTTTCATTGCACTCGCTTCTCTTTAGTAAACATCACTCTTTGTGTTCTGTAGTATGTTTTAGTAGAGAATTAGTCATACAAAAAAAATGCAGACATCTGTGGCAGTCGTGTAAATCATAATGAgctttggaaaataaataacttttcttTAAGGCAAACTGCTTTCATGTTCTCTTTACATTATCGCTCAGGGGTTCGTAATGCGTTTCTGGGGATCCCCTTGTTGATGCTGGGCAAAAAAACCCATTCACATTCTTATCCTAACCATAACCTCAACCATATATAATCTTAACCTAAACACAAACATTTGGACTAAAACTAAAGGCATATATCTGACAATAAACATTTCTAATGTTATGCCAAACAAAACCTTCCAGATTGTGCAGACCAGTCACAGCTCCTTTTACCGGgcattttgtttctttccttTCAGTGATGCAGGTTGACCGGAAGAAGTCAGTTGTCACTCtatttataaaagaaaatatacatttccCTATACTGGTGCTATTAGTTCCTcttttttctgaaaaaaaaatgacaacTATAACTGAACTGTTTTAAAGCCCACGTTCAGTTTTGAGTCTTTATTGCATTACTATCTTAACCGTCTACACTATAGGctttgcacgcacacacacacacacacacacacacacacacacacacacacacacacacacacacacaaccacaagaAAACATTTGCTCGAAAGAACTGCATGTTGTTTCAATTATGTTTCTCCATGTGTGAAACTCTACTGATtggtttctgattctgaaataaaatatttctAAGATGTCTGGTTGTCTTCAAAAGCAGCTTAGTTTTATGATTTGAAAGCCGTGTGGCTTTCATAGAGTCCAACAGTGTGGAAGTCAGAGGAACTCTGTCAGTCTGCAGCATTGTGCAGATTGGTGGGATTTGGATGTGGTGGACAAATATACAGAATTATTCATACTATTTTATAGCTATAAGACACATTTTTCCAAGACTGTCTGTGTCATTTCCCCTCGCCTCTCTCACTTTCAGGAACATGTTTATTCAAGGGCACCTTCTAGGCGTGTCGGGCCGTATGATATGGGGGGGCAGGACATCTGATCTGCCCAGCAGTTAGACCTGTGGTCATTTCTGTGGGAGCAATGGAATTCTGTGGTCTGTCCCAGTGCTGATGGAATTTCCAGAGCAGTCAGGCATGGTTCATATAACTCACATAAATAGACCACATCGGTCATGATTTGAAAGGTGGTCAGAAGAAGAAACGCAACTTTAGTGCTTTGAGTTGTTTTCACTGGCAGCCCAAGTCAGACAGAGACCTCTCAAAcccaggtgtgtttgtgtatgttaacTGCAGCAGGCCCACCTGTTTCACTTAATAAAAtgctggtgtgtttgtgtgtgtgtgtgtttttttttacaggtgaCCTGTCCCCGGTGCAGATGTCCCCTGTCCCTCAGTCCCAGTTCATTCCCTTGGCTGAGGTGTTGTGCTCAGTCATCTCAGATATGAACTCCTCTCAAATCATCGTCAACCAGGAAGCACTTATCAATTACATGAGCAAAGCCCACCCAGGTAATCCATCAAATATCGCCTCAGCTAGCTTGTTAAAGGGATGGTTAGACATGTTGGTGAAGACGCTGTAAGGGTACTCAGTCTTATATCTGTCTGTTAGCTATTGCCATCAGCTGGATTGCTTCGATAAGCAAAAAGATTGTAGACAGGCAAGGATTGCCATAATATTGGGGTACAACACATGTGCTGACGCACGATCATAGAACACGaggatgatttatttattccattAAGGCGTCTGCAGGGAGGGTGTCATATTAGCCCGAATTACAATTCTGCAATTATTCAAAGGGTTTTAATTAAAGACATAAACCAAAGCTTTCTATTTAAACGACCGTCATCGATTTGAGTGTACCGaaaggttttattattatttctagcAGTGTTTGCTGTAACCCTCCAACATTGCAGCTTTATTTACACAGCGCTTGTGTCATACACTGTACTGCACAACTCACAAAATCTATCACCTATAAAGCTCattaaatgtaaacatatatatatatatatatatatatatatattgtatatatatacatatatatatattatctcaaaaaagtatatattttattgttgttttattttattatattgtttatgatatgtatttgttattacatttatatatatatattatatacttctttcttttttttttgtgtatatattttattttattctctcattttttgtttttatgtgcTGGACTATTTCTAGAGTCCTGCACATAGCCCAATGTGTGGTTTCAATCTTTTTAATCTAAATCTCTGCCAGAAAGTGAATTAACCTCTTCTCCAAAATGTCAAATTGTTGTACTATGTGTCCCTTTGCTTGTCTGTTGTCCTTAAcgctcttttctctttgttATGTCTCAGGGATAACCATCCCGACTCAGGACATCCTCTACAATGCTCTCGGCAACCTAATCAAGGAGCGCAAAATTTACCATACAGGCGAGGGCTACTTCATCGTCACGCCTCAGACCTATTTCATCACCAACGCCATGGTCCGGGAGAAGAGCTGGTGGACTTCTGGTTCAGCAGAcgaccctccctcccctcctcccattACTTACCTGTTGAGCAACGATGCTTGTGTTGAAAGCACTCAAACGCAGCCAGTGGCTCACTGCAAGTCTTGCAGCTGCTTTAGCCCTCTGCAAACATCCACCAATATCGCCTCCACTGCAGTAACGGCCCCCGTCCCCCCCTCCATGGTCCCCGACCAgcattctgtctctttctccgtAAGTGAATGTACAGGCAAGAGCTTGAAGTGGCCCCGACCGCTCGATCCCAAACCCACCGTGCAGCATCAGTCCACCTCCACAGCTGCAGATTGCCGTGCAAGTGAGATCAGCAAAACTACAGGCAATACGAACGCCAATGGCCgcaaagaaaaagacaacaaaccggGGAGGAAGTTTGGTCTTAGTTTGTTCAGAAGGAATGGAGGTAAGAAGGAGAAACCAAAGAAGGAGTACACATCATTTTCAGCCCAGTTCCCTCCAGAGGAGTGGCCAGTAAGAGATGAGGAGGACCTGAACAACTTACCCCGTGACCTGGAGCATGCCATCATCAAACGCATCAACCCTGAACTGACCGTGGACAACTTGACGCGTCACGCAGTTTTAATGAAGAagttggaggagaggagggaaagagtagtagatagAGTGTTGGACAGGGGTCTGGATAAAGACGATAAGGGAGTAGACAAGGGAATGTCTACTGAGATCCTAACAAAACCCAGGCATCATCACTCCTCTAAGCCAGGGAAGAGATCTTCTCAGAAGGCCTCTCGCGGCAAAAGGAGGGCCCATTCCTCCAGAGAGAagcagaaggaaaaggagaaagagaaggttaAGAGCAAGGCTCCCATATGTGCGGATGTCTATCCAGAGGGGGAGGATTTGATCCCTTCTCGGCTCAGAGTGGAAATCCCTGTTGATGAACAAGATCAAGTGGAAGAAGGTGGAGCTCTTGAGGGGAAATCTCTATATAAGAAACGCATTGAAAACCCTTTCCAGATTCATCAAATGAAAGAAGCTGAGCCAATGATCCCCGCCACCATCAACAAGGAGTATAGAAGGCGAGAGGTGAAAGAGGGAAAGGTTTCAGCGGGGCCAGGGAGGAAAGATCAAATATCTCACCGCTCCAAATCGTGGGACCCCCATCGGGCCAAAGTGATCGCTGCAGATGGAGAGCATGCAGGGAAATCACGTACGTCTGAGGACAGGTACAACAGTGTACACGAGAGGGACCTTACTGCTGATCATTTGCTCCAAGCAGACATCAACAGTGAGCTGCCcctggactacagctcagcatACCCACAGAACAGTACGCTTCGGATAGACGACAAGATCCGACATCAGAGGGAGGGAAACAGCAAGGAGGGCTGGGAGAGAGAAGGCGAAAATGGCCATTTTAAGGAGTCAGAATACAACGGTGTACCAGACCACAGCCAAGTTGTAGATGACAGTCTCTCTAATATCCAACAATACTCCAATACTCATGCCATCCTCCCTACCCATTCTTATGAGACAGTCATAAACCACTCTTGTGACCCAACTCTGCCCTGGCCCAAGCCCTCTTTACAGCAGAAACACTCCCTCAGACTCTCCAGCCCGCAACGGGATGATACTCAGAGGACAGAGCTCTCTTCACACCAGCAGGCCTGTGAAACTGCAGCCATACAGGACCAACAGGAGATAAGACCCGTCACTAGTCAAAGAGATCAAAGGACCATGAGTCAGGGAGAAAGGTCAGAACTGATAGCTGACAGCCCTCCCTCAATAACAGACACTGACGGCTTCGTGGAAGACGACGATAGGCTCTATCAGAGATCAGAAGAGCTGGAAGATGAGGATGCCTGCAGCTCCTTGTGTCTGAATGAGGAGATCACTGATGCGTACCATACAGGTGGAGTGGACTACCATCACCATCATTTGGTTTACCATGACCATGAATCTGATTTGCAATATCGAGGGCCCCGCCGTCACTATTATAATTCCAACTTTCACCAATCACAAGTCACTTCGATACAAGATTCAAGGGACAGCACTTTCACAGAACTCATGCCCCCACCAACCAAGAGGGAAGCCTTCATCAGCCCCAACAGGCCTGGAGACAGCAGCTTGAGACTCCATCATCGCCATCAGAGAACCAGATCACCTGGGGCCCAAAGTGAATCCAGCCCCAGACAAGGCACATTGGTCCAGGGGGAGAGACGCCATGAGCTCAATCTTGATGTGGATTGTCCCGAACCATCTAAAGTCGCAGACGGTAGCATCTTTGACTACTGCCAGACCAGTGAGATCGATTCAGACGCAGAGACTGTCCGTAAATCGGCTGATGAGGGCGACGGTGAATCTGCTCACTGGGCAGCTGAGGTGAAGGTGGTGCAGGCGGATGAGACGGGTGTTCCTCAGACCCAGAGGGGCATTCTGAGCATGCCCAGTGGAGCCAGAGGGGCAGCGATTGGGGAAGCAGTGGAAATAGGAGAAAACCAGAGCATCACAGGGGACAGTGGTATAGATTCTCCTCGGTGAGtgcctctctttaaagtttgtCACACTAGCTGCAATATGATACTTTCGTATTGTGTTTACATTTCATTGAACTTACTAAAAATTAGACAGGTAACACCAACTGAAACTGATGACAAGTTTTATGAAGAGAGAGCCCAGATCCACATTCTCTTCCGGCCAGTGTTTTTAGTCCGTTTTCACACCTTAAGTTCTGGTCTTATCTCTCCGACTGCGAGCAGACTCAATCCCACAACATTCTGGAGGACATTTAGAGACACGCAAAATAAACACTGTACTGAGTTTAGTTAACCTCTGGGTTACATGTCTGTGATTGGCCTTGCTCCCaatttatgttttttcttttaaggTGAGCTGAACAAACACCTTGTGACCAATTCTAGCATCCAGTGTTTGGACAGGAGGGAGTCATTTTGATAATTATGTGTAATTGCTGTGCAGCACTTAAATTCTCGTGTTATAatcaaagaggaagaaaaggcttCTTTTCTGACACTGAACTCGCTGTGccccctgatgtgtgtgtggacagatgGAGAGTATGAACACGTCACCTAATTCAAAGAGCATATTTATAGAAGATatcaacctcatgtccttcttctCCCTACAGGACCCGTGTTAGTCTGGCCTCCAGTAACACTGTCATTCTGGAGGGTCTCAAGAGAAGAGGCTTTTTACAAAACTTGGAGAAACTGCATTCAAAGAGCACCGCCATCCGGCCACAGAGCTCGCTGCTCCAGCTAACTCCTGTCATGAACGTATAGCAGGCTGCCGAAGCTTTGTGTGGCAGATCTCTTCACGTAAGCTCAGTGTGAAAAGACCCAAACCAGTTCTATGCAACTGCAAGGTCAGAAACATATCCAATAAGGAAGGTTGGCACTTTGTTGCCTACCTCCAGATATTGATTCCTATTAAAAAACAGGTGTCTGTGTAcagatgtacagtatatatatatttcttgtaAATAATACGAAAGGTAATACACTATGATTTATCTATTCACTGACTTTCTTTCGATGTGCCGTTAAATTCATGGTTATTGACAGCATGTTTTTATGATGTAAATGTAGTTTTCATTCTCTACATGCCTCAGAAGTCAACATGTTTATCGCAACAATAGTGTCTTTTATAGTTTCCTATTTTTCTCATATAAAATTATCACAAATAAAATTGTGTCAACTGAGGTTTTCTTTCGTGTCATATTATTGTTCCCTATGAAACATTTACTCTCAACAAAAGAGGAGTACCTGCAATAAATTAAGCAAAAGAATGTAGGCCTACGTTTAAACAGTGGCCATGAGTGCTCAATGCactgcaaattaagaaaaaagtGCAAATAGTCAGCTTCAAGAAATGACGAGAGACAGCGACCTATTTGACAACACATGAGCAGCATCTAGAAAAGTCAGTGAGATCAACTACCGTCAGCAGTACTGTAAAACTACTGAACTGAATGTTTTTgttggcttatctaaatgttgTGATAACGTGATTCTGATTTTATGCCCCGTTAGCCTTTTGCTTTTTTACTTTAACATCTGAATGACGCCGTATCTTTTTGTCACGTGTCATTTGAGCTCAGCGGCACCGTAGATTTATTATCAAAAAGCAAAAATGTTGTTGGCCCAATAATAATTTGATCCCATTATTGACTGAGGAAAATGGGTTTTAATGTAGTTTAATTATATCATTTAACACAACTGCCAGTATCATCACAAAATGGATATTTGAAAAGCGTGAACAGTTTAGTAACTGTGTGCAGAATAACTATTAATAACAGCATATTTGGTTGGTGGAAGACCCCTGGGCGATTGCAGCAGCTTAAAGAAAACATGAAGTGATATCAGTAGTGCAATCAGTGACGTAACCCATACATCTCTCTGCACCCAGACGGCGGAGAAACCCCCAATTCCAAAGGTTAGTGAAGGAATGCAAACCAGTGGAGTAGCGTGGGTAGTTTCATAGTTCACAGGGATCCTAAGGAGCTTCCCCCACACAGATCAAAAGTACACCGTAAACATGGATGTTTCGACTGAATCCGCATTAGTGCAATTACATTTTGAGATCCAAGGAACGATAAGAGTCCGAGAGAATGGGATATAAATCACTCCTGGGCATTCCGCCTGCACAACAGCTGGAGTTTCCCCATTGAATTATGAGATGGTAGAGTGACACCATGTGGAAACACTTAGGAAGTGCATCCATTATTTAATGGTTTGGTCAGTAAAAAATGACTTCCTGGTAGAAAGTAAACTAGATTAAGTTAAATCTAATTTAATGTGGTCAGTATTCAACGCCATGTGCAAGATCTTACATATTTAGCTGTGAGGTTGAATGCTTCTCCCATTTCAAAACCACACTCAATTGATTAAACGCCACAAGAGAGTCAACAACCTTTATTTATCCATATATGTGCCACTCAGAAATTGGGAAGAGGTGTTACAGGATTTGCCCTTAAGAGAAGTCTATATGGATAATTCACAATTTGTCTCTACAATGAGGCCAGACAAAAATGAAggggaaaaataaagacaacatgGTCGTAACAGTGTTAACACATTGTAAAAATATACATGAAAGCAAAAAAGCAATAGGTATCAgtgacaaattaaaatgtaggGAAAGTGAGTATGAGTAAGAACAAATAACTCCTGAAAACTTCTCAAACAGCCCGGCATACATTTCTACATAGCATGCAATAAGGCACCTAACACAAGAGACCTATGCTAGTTTAAAACACAAGTGTCaacaaaatggaaaataaaaatatcgccCACTGTAAAGTTCACTCCCATAAAAACTGTATATCTCTCATTCCCTTTCATATAACCCAAGCCatatctaaaaaaatacatgtttgtaAAAGATTTTACAGAGAACAGTAAATAGAGCGCAAATTCAGGAAAAAAACTGTACGCCTTCTAAAAGTCAGTGTCCCATATAGTCTTTCATTATACACAAAACTCTTTTTAAAGCTCAGAATTGTGATAAGTTTGCAGACAACCAAGAGTAAGAGTCACCGATAGTCTATACACAAGTACTTTATTTAGTCTCCAAAGGTTTTAACAAAGTGTGATGTGGCATTTTGTGTAGATTTGGTGCATGGGGTACAGAGGAAACTGCACGGTAAATAATTAGGACACAGGTCATGTTGTAATATGCTACCCAGTaggtttttattttctattatgcATTTCCTAATGGCTAAATTGCATGTTGTAATATAATCAGGGTGTTAGCCAGTATTGCTCTCTGTACAGTCGATGTAGCAGTGTTGCTAACCCATCGTGGacatacaagaaaaacaaccgTATAAATATACAAGATGGCTCATGTCTGATGGAGCCCAAATTCAAGAACAAGCTGCATGAGAACACCTGCAACGTATTTATCTCAAAcacttaaaacaaattaaagtcataaaagaagaaaaatggagATGAAGTGAATCTTACTATCAAAAATGTAATCTTTTGGAACAGCACACTAGTcacctatacatatatatataaaagaaaatcatTAAGTATTTACATTGGATTTCTGACTTTGCGTCACATGGGTTATGGGGGTGGAaaagaaataattatttaaattgagATATGTTCTTGTTCATCAATTGGGTTGTTGGCCTTGGATAAAGTTGCAGCTGAAAAGCGCACGTGCCCACCTGAAGGTACATAAACTCAATTCTTTTATCAAAAAGACTAACCAGGGGGCGAAGCATATTTTACATAAGTAACAAGTTTTAGATTACCAAATcacattagatttttttttttatattaaaagtgTTCAAAAGAGGTCCTGGAGCAAGTGAAGCACAATTACAAAGAGTAGAAGCTCCATCCCAATCCATCATACCCTCTTTATATTAATCAACAAGTCCCAGATTCAGTTCTGAATTATAGGTTACACGATCCTTCCTCTTTTAAAGACTTGTGCTATCATCCATTTTTTACTCAACTGCTCCACTTTAACGTGGCAATGTGCTGACCTGACCACTGTCGTCGATAGAAATTGGCCTAATGTGTCCTGTGACGATGTCAATGATGGAACCACTCTTCAAAAAGAAACTGGGGGAAGCGGGGTTACTTTTTTGCTTGCATGGGACAGGATGTGGGGTCGGGAAAGGTGGTTCACTGGTCCACATGGATCCTATGATGTCTGGAGAGGGAAGATGAATGGTTAAAGCCTTTTCCACACTGGGAGCACCTGTATGGCTTTTCAACAGACAGGCTGCGCTGCTTTGGGAAGGCGTTGTTGGGGAACCCCTTCCCTGTGGGCATGGTGCTGTACTGCTGTGGTGGCGGCTGCGGGGGCtgaggctgctgctgttgttgttgctgctgttgttgctgctgctgttgctgttgttgttgttgctgctgctgctgttgttgctgctgctgcttattCTCCAAGTGGACCCTTTGATGTCGAgcaagggaggaggagtgattgAATCTTTTGCCACAGTGAGCGCAGGTGTAACTCTTTCCCTCCGAGTGGACTCTTTGGTGCCGGGACAGGGAGGAGGAATGATTGAAGCCCTTATCACAGTGGTGACACATGTAGGGCTTGTCTCCTTGCTGGTGCACCCTCTGCTTCGGGGGAGTGCCATAGGACAAGGTCTTCCCAGGTTGCGGTGGAGAAAACACTGGATTCTGCAGGTGGGTCTTGTGGTGGcgcgagagagaagaggagtgatTGAAGCCCTTGTTGCAATGTCTGCAGGTGTAGGGCTTCCCTCCGGCATGGACTTGCTGATGCTTCTTCAGATGGCGTTTACGGACAAAACTCTTCCTGCACATGTTGCATTTGTACGGCTTCTCACCCGAGTGGATCCTCTGGTGTTCTCTCAGAGTGGCAGCAGCCGCAAAACACTTTCCACATTGTGCACATCGATGGGGTTTGTCTCCGAGCACAACCGCAGCGTGGGTCTTCTGGTGCTGCTTCAGGTTTGAAGTTGTGGCGAAGCCTTTGCCACACTGGCCACATGTAAATGGCTTCTCACGGGCATGAACCTCCTGGTGCTTTTTCAGATGCCTTCTGCGGACAAAGCTCTTCCTACACTGGGTGCACTTGTACGGCTTGTCTTCTGAGTGCATCTTCATGTGTTCTCGCAGGGTGATCGCAGCTGCAAAGCTCTTACCACACTCTGAGCATCGGTGGGGCTTGTCTGGCAAATGAATCATCTGATGAGACTTGAGGCTGAAGGCATCAATAACATCTTTGCCCATAATCTCAACTCCAGGAGGAACATAGGGTTTTTCTTTCATGTGGATCTTCATGTGCTGTTTGAGGCTGGCCTCAACAGCAAAGCTCTCACCACAGTGCACACAGATGTAAGGATTGAGGTCCTTATGGATCTCAAAGTGTTGGTGAAGATCGGCTATGCTGCCAAAAATCTCTCCACACTCGTTGCACTGCAGGCCATGGGCTTCGTGTATGATTACACCATTCTCAGACTCCACTGTCAACTCCCCACCATGGTCAGCCTCTACTTTCACCACATGCTCGCTTTCCGTCTTGAGCAGCACCTCCCCCAGCAGAGTCTCGTTTTCTGACGTCTTGATGTCTGCACCTGTGAAACAGTGCATATCACCATGTTCAACCTTAATGTAATCATGGTCTGTCTCAGCTACAATTGATTCCACACAGGTTACCGCTACGAGATCTGACCCCAGTCCCTGGATCTTTAAGTCTGAGCCATGGATCTCCAGTTCTAATCCACGCTTTTCTTCAGTCATGATCTCCGTTTCTGCTCCATAGTGAAGGTCGACATGGCTGTGGGCTATGACACACTCCGACCCAAGTGTGTCAAGGCCGGGTGTGTCACATTCAGTCTCTGACTCGGCCATGAGCACACACTCCAGCCCCACGACCTCCGTTTTTCTGCCGGACGATGACACAAAAAGGAATCGGGGGTATAGATCTTGTTTTAGTCAGTGCTGCGCTGGTGCTCTCGTCAGTGAGCAGACCTGCAAAAGAGGGAGATAAGAAAGAACAAATAACTAGAATGCTAGTCAGGTTTTTACCAGTCAttcttctgcatgttctgagaagcgtttaaaatgttttctcgTCAAGTGAAAGTAATTTGTTAACATTTACAATTTTATGAGAAGTCTAAATCAAGTACCATTGCTGTTATATTATTTCTGATCAATAAACCATTCTAACTATGTTATTAATCTGGATTTAAAAACCTGAAACGATGCAAGGAGTTTCAACCTTTCTGTAGAAGTTTGCACCGTCTGTCCAGGACAGACCTCCACAACATCGCTCAGGAACATGCTCGGTTAACACATTAGATGAGTACTCTGTACTATTGCTGATACAGCAGCTGATGTGCATTTGATTTCAAGCTCAGCATGTTGCATTATGccaattatttgttttagtCAAACTGATCTATGTATAAGATTGTAGTTGAATACATGCATTTTCCTCATCTCCCATTGACACGAT is a genomic window containing:
- the si:ch211-198a12.6 gene encoding zinc finger protein 883 encodes the protein MAESETECDTPGLDTLGSECVIAHSHVDLHYGAETEIMTEEKRGLELEIHGSDLKIQGLGSDLVAVTCVESIVAETDHDYIKVEHGDMHCFTGADIKTSENETLLGEVLLKTESEHVVKVEADHGGELTVESENGVIIHEAHGLQCNECGEIFGSIADLHQHFEIHKDLNPYICVHCGESFAVEASLKQHMKIHMKEKPYVPPGVEIMGKDVIDAFSLKSHQMIHLPDKPHRCSECGKSFAAAITLREHMKMHSEDKPYKCTQCRKSFVRRRHLKKHQEVHAREKPFTCGQCGKGFATTSNLKQHQKTHAAVVLGDKPHRCAQCGKCFAAAATLREHQRIHSGEKPYKCNMCRKSFVRKRHLKKHQQVHAGGKPYTCRHCNKGFNHSSSLSRHHKTHLQNPVFSPPQPGKTLSYGTPPKQRVHQQGDKPYMCHHCDKGFNHSSSLSRHQRVHSEGKSYTCAHCGKRFNHSSSLARHQRVHLENKQQQQQQQQQQQQQQQQQQQQQQQQQQQQPQPPQPPPQQYSTMPTGKGFPNNAFPKQRSLSVEKPYRCSQCGKGFNHSSSLSRHHRIHVDQ